CGCGTGGGGGCTGAAACCTTGGCGGAACGTTTGTCCGAATTGTTGCCGGAGCACACCATTCGAATAGGTTGGGGCAAGAAGTCTTTGCACCGATTGTATGATGGCAGGCTTGGCTGGTTGGGGGGCGAAAACTCCATTCGCCAACGATATGACGCGCAGTGGCTAGCGATGTCGGTCGAGGCTGATGAACCGCTCACGCAGTCGAAAACTTACTGGGACAATGGCACCCTGCATGTGGTGCTGATCCCCGCTGGACGGCAATTCTCGCAAATACCGAGAAGCGATGAAAAGGACGACGCGGAGAATGGGCAACGTTGTCACCTTTGGATTCGTCCACCCAGTGCGGATGCGTTCGACGCCAAATCATTTGAACGGATGACGTCGCCCGCGATCCTAGAACTTCTGGCAACCGTGTTCCTGAATCGTCCCGCGAAGGATCATTGGGGTCTGTTGTCCAAGAAGGCGAGCAAGTGGTGGTCGCGACGTGGGTTGATCGGCATTGGTCTGTTGTTGTTGCTGATCGTGACGTGCATTCCCATGTCGTACCGGGTCGACGCAACCGCCAAGGTAACGGCTCTCAACGGTCGATTGGTTGCATCGCCCATCGATGCGACCTTGCTCACCACGTTGGTTCGGCCCGGTGATCGAGTCACCGCGGGGCAAACGTTGGTGCAACTGGATGGTCGGCCGCTTCGAATCGAACTGGAATCGGTGTTGGCCGAGATCGACGAGGTGCAGAAGGACGAAGACATCGCACTGGCATCAGGCGAAATCGCGACCGCTCAATTGGCGGGGCTTCGTCGGAAGAAATTGTCTCGGCAAGCGGAACTGTTGCAAGACAAGCTCAGCAAACTGGACGTCGTTTCGCCGATCGATGGAATTGTGATCCAAGGAGATCTCAGCCGAGCGTTGGGAACGCCGTTGGAAATCGGCCAGACGTTGATGGAGGTCGCTCCGGAAGGAAACGTTGAGATCGAATTGGAGATTCCCGAGTCTGAGATTGGATTCGTCTCCGACCAAGCGGTGGTGGACCTTTGGTTTCCCGCGTTGGATGAGAAACGCTTCGAGAGCAAAGTGCAATCGGTTTGGCCTGCCGCCACGATTCGCGATGATGCCAATGTGTTCGTCGCGATCGCGGAACTTCCCAATGACGATGCGGCTCTGCGAGTCGGCATGCAGGGCGAAGCCTTGGTGTTGGGACCGACCACGCCATGGATTTGGAAATGGATTCGTACACCGATCAAACGCGTGGGATGGATGATCGGATGGTGAGAACTGATATCTCCGAAAGCATGGAAAGCAAAGACGCGAACGCTGTTCTTTCGTCTGCGTCCAATTTGCCAAGTCGCGAATTGGAGCCGTCCGCTTCGAGAGATTCTGCGCCGAAGGTATGTTTGGATCCGGAGGTGGAATTCCAAATATGCGACGTGGCAGGCGTGACGATCGCGCGCGCCTCACACGGAGGCACCGGTCAACACTTTCAGTTTGGTGCGGCCGAGTATCACCTCGCGAAACTTTTGAATGGGGAACGCACGACCACGCAGATTGTGCAGACGGTCCAAGAGGACGGTTTGGATTGGACCGCAGAGGACGTCGCTGAATTCATCGCTGTATTGGTGGCTCAGAAAGTGGCGATGGTTCGAAACACCGAGAAGCCGCCGATCGAAGACAACGTAGAAGACCTAGTTGACCCCGTGAATGAGGTCGCTGGCTCCGCGGCTGACGATGAGTCGCCAAAATCGACTCGCCCATCGATTGCAGCCAGTCTGTTGCCTTTGATCGCTCCGGTGATGAAAGGATTGTCGTGGTTGATCAGCCTGCGTTTGCCGCTGGTCAATGCGAATCGACCCGCCGACCGTGTTTTGCCGTGGATGAAGTGGTCGTTCACCCAAAACGGATTGGTGATCGCCGGATCCTTCATCGCAATCTCGCTGTTTTTCGCGTCGCTGCAGTCGGTTTCATTGGCGAACGAGCTGCGTCGCGTGTTCGACTCGCAGTTGTGGATCGGGCTGATCGGGCTGTGGGCTGCGATGAAGCTGGTTCACGAGATGGGGCACGCCGTCGCGGCGCGGGCGTACGGAGTCCAAGTTGGGAAAGCCGGGGTGATGTTCTTTTTGTTCGCCCCACTGGCCTACGTTGAT
This genomic window from Rhodopirellula halodulae contains:
- a CDS encoding efflux RND transporter periplasmic adaptor subunit; the encoded protein is MVSSETTTHPAPLAPVAASVSSQRASTADNARSKETKTRVERFQAMWFAWITELAASPDRRVGAETLAERLSELLPEHTIRIGWGKKSLHRLYDGRLGWLGGENSIRQRYDAQWLAMSVEADEPLTQSKTYWDNGTLHVVLIPAGRQFSQIPRSDEKDDAENGQRCHLWIRPPSADAFDAKSFERMTSPAILELLATVFLNRPAKDHWGLLSKKASKWWSRRGLIGIGLLLLLIVTCIPMSYRVDATAKVTALNGRLVASPIDATLLTTLVRPGDRVTAGQTLVQLDGRPLRIELESVLAEIDEVQKDEDIALASGEIATAQLAGLRRKKLSRQAELLQDKLSKLDVVSPIDGIVIQGDLSRALGTPLEIGQTLMEVAPEGNVEIELEIPESEIGFVSDQAVVDLWFPALDEKRFESKVQSVWPAATIRDDANVFVAIAELPNDDAALRVGMQGEALVLGPTTPWIWKWIRTPIKRVGWMIGW